The Acidobacteriota bacterium genome includes a region encoding these proteins:
- a CDS encoding efflux RND transporter permease subunit codes for MPAGARVPLGSLAEIVEDRGPNFIGRENAQRRIIVTANVAGRDLGSVVADVRRQVAAGVTLPAGYRVEYGGQFEAEEEAERLLLGLGVGAVAGIFLILYSAFRSMRDAAIIMLNLPLALIGGVAGVFLGGGVLSIAALIGFIALFGIATRNGIMLVSRIRRLREEDADLDLREAVIRGSVDRLVPIVMTALSTGLALLPVALRFGVPGSEIQAPLALVIVCGLFSSTALNMFVVPAVVLRLERWDP; via the coding sequence ACATGCCGGCCGGCGCGCGCGTGCCGCTGGGGAGTCTGGCCGAGATCGTGGAGGACCGCGGCCCGAACTTCATCGGGCGAGAGAACGCGCAACGGCGGATCATCGTCACGGCCAACGTGGCGGGGCGCGACCTGGGCAGCGTGGTAGCCGACGTGCGCCGGCAGGTGGCGGCGGGCGTGACCCTGCCGGCCGGCTACCGCGTGGAGTACGGGGGGCAGTTCGAAGCGGAGGAGGAAGCCGAGCGTCTGCTGCTGGGACTGGGCGTCGGGGCCGTGGCCGGGATCTTCCTGATCCTCTACAGCGCGTTCCGATCGATGCGGGACGCCGCGATCATCATGCTGAACCTGCCGCTGGCGCTCATCGGCGGCGTGGCGGGCGTGTTCCTGGGCGGCGGTGTGCTCTCCATCGCGGCATTGATCGGCTTCATAGCGTTGTTCGGCATCGCCACGCGGAACGGGATCATGCTGGTGTCGCGGATCCGGCGGTTGCGCGAGGAAGACGCGGATCTCGACCTGCGCGAAGCCGTCATCCGCGGCTCGGTGGATCGTCTGGTGCCGATCGTGATGACGGCGTTGTCGACCGGTTTGGCGCTGTTGCCGGTTGCGCTCAGATTCGGCGTGCCGGGCAGCGAGATCCAGGCGCCGCTGGCGCTGGTCATCGTCTGCGGACTGTTCTCGTCGACGGCGTTGAACATGTTCGTCGTGCCTGCCGTGGTGCTGCGGTTGGAGCGCTGGGATCCCTGA
- the xylA gene encoding xylose isomerase, with the protein MSAPFFDNVDRIDYEGPETVNPLAFRHYDRDREVLGRRMEDHLRPAVCYWHSFNAPGVDMFGAATLDRPWLTGTNSLETCERKLDAAFEFFDKLGVPFFCFHDRDIAPEGATLAESNDHVSRIADRMAERMEASGIGLLWGTANLFSHPRYAAGAATNPDPEVFAYAAAQVKHCLEVTHRLGGANYVLWGGREGYDTLLNTDLRREADQLGRFMSLVVEHKAKIGFDGVLLIEPKPHEPTKHQYDHDAAAVHAFLQQYDLDRSIKLNIEVNHATLAGHSFQHELAYAITNGLFGSVDANRGDPQNGWDTDQFPNSVEETTLALYEILRGGGVGAGGFNFDAKLRRQSVSRDDLFHGHIGGLDALAQGLLSATVLIENGELAAFVESRYHGWSGPLGRRILDGASLADLSDHVAADAIEPTPVSGRQEMLETVVNRAIRR; encoded by the coding sequence GTGAGCGCACCGTTCTTCGACAACGTCGACCGCATCGACTACGAGGGTCCGGAAACCGTCAACCCGCTCGCGTTCCGCCACTACGACAGGGACCGCGAGGTGCTCGGCAGGCGGATGGAGGACCACCTGCGGCCGGCCGTCTGCTACTGGCACTCGTTCAACGCGCCCGGGGTCGACATGTTCGGGGCTGCCACGCTGGACCGCCCGTGGCTGACCGGGACCAACAGCCTCGAGACCTGCGAGCGCAAGCTGGACGCCGCGTTCGAGTTCTTCGACAAGCTCGGTGTGCCGTTCTTCTGCTTTCACGACCGCGACATCGCGCCCGAGGGCGCCACCCTCGCGGAGAGCAACGACCACGTCTCGCGCATCGCCGACCGGATGGCGGAACGGATGGAGGCCTCCGGCATCGGACTGCTCTGGGGCACCGCCAACCTGTTCAGCCACCCGCGCTACGCGGCCGGCGCGGCCACCAACCCCGACCCGGAGGTCTTCGCCTACGCCGCCGCGCAGGTGAAGCACTGCCTCGAGGTGACCCATCGCCTCGGCGGCGCCAACTACGTCCTCTGGGGCGGGCGCGAGGGCTACGACACGCTGCTCAACACCGACCTGCGGCGCGAGGCCGACCAGCTCGGACGCTTCATGAGCCTCGTCGTCGAGCACAAGGCGAAGATCGGCTTCGACGGGGTGCTGCTGATCGAGCCCAAGCCCCACGAGCCGACCAAGCACCAGTACGACCACGATGCGGCGGCGGTGCACGCCTTCCTGCAGCAGTACGACCTCGACCGCTCGATCAAGCTCAACATCGAAGTCAACCACGCCACGCTCGCCGGCCACAGCTTCCAGCACGAGCTCGCGTACGCCATCACCAACGGCCTTTTCGGCAGCGTCGACGCCAACCGCGGAGACCCGCAGAACGGCTGGGACACGGACCAGTTCCCGAACAGCGTCGAGGAGACGACGCTGGCGCTGTACGAGATCCTGCGCGGCGGCGGTGTCGGTGCGGGCGGATTCAACTTCGACGCCAAGCTCCGGCGCCAGAGCGTGTCGCGCGACGACCTGTTCCACGGGCACATCGGCGGTCTCGATGCGCTGGCCCAGGGGCTGCTGAGCGCAACGGTCCTCATCGAGAACGGCGAGCTCGCCGCCTTCGTCGAGTCCCGCTACCACGGCTGGAGCGGGCCCCTGGGACGGCGCATCCTCGATGGCGCGAGCCTCGCGGACCTGTCGGATCACGTCGCCGCCGACGCCATCGAGCCGACGCCGGTGTCCGGCCGCCAGGAAATGCTGGAGACGGTCGTCAACCGCGCGATCCGCCGCTGA
- the xylB gene encoding xylulokinase, giving the protein MYLGIDLGTSGVKAILLDAKQEVRASFTAPLAVSRPRPLWSEQDPRDWWRATDEAVRAVLRDVDGGAIEAVGLSGQMHGATLLAGDDSVLRPAILWNDGRSERACARLLEREPRLPAITGNLAMPGFTAPKLVWVAEHEPEVFARVARVLLPKDYLRLRMTGEYLSDRSDSAGTLWLDVARRDWSDEMLAATGLTRAAMPGLVEGSEPAGTLRAQVAEAWGLRRVPVAGGAGDQAAGAIGAGVVDRTRTSLSLGTSGVLFVADAAYRANPERAVHSFCHCLPDTWHRMSVILSAASCLAWAAPLLGFRDVAALLAAVEADGRPADVLFLPYLSGERTPHNDASAKGVFFGLHHDTNAAALGRAVLEGVAYAFADARDVLFGRDEGPGEIAVIGGGSRSGLWGRILASVLDEELTYRAAAEVGPALGAARLARLAVTGEAPVAVATAPPATDVVAPDARLRERYAEGLPRYRALYAALREEFRRGAES; this is encoded by the coding sequence GTGTATCTCGGCATCGATCTCGGCACGTCCGGCGTCAAGGCGATTCTCCTCGACGCGAAACAGGAGGTGCGCGCCTCGTTCACGGCGCCCCTGGCCGTCTCCCGCCCGCGACCGCTCTGGTCCGAGCAGGATCCGCGCGACTGGTGGCGCGCGACCGACGAGGCGGTGCGCGCGGTGCTGCGCGACGTCGACGGAGGCGCCATCGAGGCGGTCGGCCTGTCCGGCCAGATGCACGGCGCGACGCTCCTCGCCGGCGACGATTCGGTGCTGCGTCCGGCCATCCTCTGGAACGACGGGCGCTCCGAGCGCGCCTGCGCGCGGCTCCTCGAGCGCGAGCCCCGCCTGCCGGCCATCACCGGCAACCTCGCCATGCCCGGATTCACCGCGCCGAAGCTGGTCTGGGTGGCCGAGCACGAGCCGGAGGTGTTCGCCCGGGTAGCACGCGTGCTGCTGCCGAAGGACTACCTGCGCCTGCGCATGACGGGGGAGTACCTCTCCGACCGCTCCGACAGCGCCGGGACGCTCTGGCTCGACGTGGCCCGCCGCGACTGGAGCGACGAGATGCTGGCCGCGACGGGGCTCACGCGCGCCGCCATGCCGGGGCTCGTCGAAGGCAGCGAGCCGGCCGGGACGTTGCGGGCCCAGGTCGCCGAGGCGTGGGGCCTGCGCCGCGTTCCGGTCGCGGGCGGCGCCGGCGATCAGGCGGCGGGCGCGATCGGCGCGGGCGTCGTCGACCGCACCCGGACGTCGCTGTCGCTCGGCACTTCAGGCGTGCTGTTCGTCGCCGACGCGGCGTACCGCGCCAACCCCGAGCGCGCCGTCCACAGCTTCTGCCACTGCCTCCCGGACACCTGGCACCGGATGTCGGTCATCCTGAGCGCCGCCTCGTGCCTGGCGTGGGCCGCGCCGCTGCTCGGTTTCCGCGACGTGGCGGCCCTGCTCGCGGCGGTCGAGGCCGACGGCCGGCCGGCGGACGTCCTGTTCCTGCCGTACCTGTCGGGCGAGCGGACGCCGCACAACGACGCGAGCGCCAAGGGCGTCTTCTTCGGCCTGCACCACGACACCAACGCCGCCGCCCTCGGGCGCGCCGTGCTCGAAGGCGTGGCCTACGCGTTCGCCGACGCCCGCGACGTGCTGTTCGGTCGGGACGAGGGGCCGGGCGAGATCGCCGTCATCGGCGGCGGCTCGCGCAGCGGCCTGTGGGGGCGCATCCTCGCGAGCGTGCTCGACGAGGAGCTGACCTACCGCGCCGCCGCGGAGGTCGGCCCCGCGCTGGGCGCCGCGCGGCTGGCCCGCCTGGCGGTGACCGGGGAGGCCCCCGTCGCGGTCGCCACCGCGCCGCCCGCCACCGACGTCGTCGCGCCGGACGCCCGGCTGCGCGAGCGCTACGCGGAGGGGCTGCCGCGCTACCGCGCCCTGTACGCCGCCCTGCGGGAGGAATTCAGGAGAGGAGCCGAGTCGTGA
- a CDS encoding ABC transporter ATP-binding protein, giving the protein MSSAASALFPYLVRYRHRFALGSVFLVLSTAITLASPWVLKHAIDHLAARLGPDFVAAAAGPALASYAAALVGLALAGGVCRFLMRRIIIGASREIELDLRNDLFRHLQRLPPAWFQANRTGDLMSRATNDLSAVRMMAGPAIMYTASTSITFVVALVLMLSLSPALTLLALLPLPLVSVVVQRFGSAIYSRSERIQAQLAHMSAVVHEALAGVRVVRAYRREGVEIERFREANEEYVARSRAMIRLQSAFHPTLAFFLGLSALIVLWIGSRHVIDGRLSIGDFVAFNVYVAMLSWPMIAFGWVTNMLQRGLAAWQRMLDVLQVEPAIRDPEMPVAPERIRGVVEFRDLTFAYDGRAVLSGVSARVEPGQVLALVGPTGSGKSTLVDLLPRLYDPPPGTVFVDGIDVRELALDTLRGAIGYVPQEPLLFSETVAGNVAFGVRAADGVRAADGVRAADGAVADAVGLAQLDVDVAGFPRGLDTEVGERGITLSGGQKQRAALARAILTDPRILILDDALSAVDTHTEEAILGRLREVMRQRTTILVAHRISTVRDADLILVLDEGRVVERGTHAELVALDGLYAGLHHKQLLEEALEDS; this is encoded by the coding sequence ATGTCGTCCGCCGCGTCCGCGCTGTTTCCCTACCTGGTCCGCTATCGGCATCGGTTCGCCCTGGGTTCCGTCTTTCTCGTCCTGTCCACCGCGATCACCCTGGCGTCGCCGTGGGTGCTCAAGCATGCGATCGACCACCTGGCCGCCCGCCTCGGTCCGGACTTCGTCGCTGCCGCCGCAGGACCCGCTCTGGCGTCGTACGCCGCCGCGCTCGTCGGTCTCGCTTTGGCCGGGGGCGTCTGCCGGTTCCTGATGCGGCGCATCATCATCGGCGCTTCCCGGGAGATCGAGCTCGACCTGCGGAACGATCTCTTCCGGCATCTGCAGCGCCTGCCGCCGGCCTGGTTCCAGGCCAATCGGACCGGCGACCTGATGTCGCGCGCGACGAACGATCTGTCGGCGGTTCGGATGATGGCGGGGCCGGCGATCATGTACACGGCCTCCACCTCGATCACGTTCGTGGTCGCCCTGGTGCTCATGCTGTCCCTGTCGCCGGCGCTCACCCTGCTCGCGCTGCTTCCGCTCCCGTTGGTATCGGTCGTTGTGCAGCGTTTCGGCAGCGCCATCTATTCGCGGTCCGAGCGGATCCAGGCGCAGTTGGCGCACATGAGCGCGGTGGTGCACGAAGCGCTGGCCGGGGTGCGGGTGGTCCGTGCCTACCGGCGCGAGGGAGTGGAGATCGAGCGGTTCCGGGAGGCCAACGAGGAGTACGTCGCCCGCAGCCGCGCCATGATCCGGCTGCAGAGCGCGTTCCACCCGACGCTGGCGTTCTTTCTCGGCCTGTCGGCGCTGATCGTCCTGTGGATCGGCAGCCGGCACGTCATCGACGGCCGTTTGTCGATAGGCGACTTCGTCGCGTTCAACGTCTACGTGGCGATGCTGAGCTGGCCGATGATCGCCTTCGGCTGGGTGACCAACATGCTGCAGCGCGGGCTGGCCGCGTGGCAGCGGATGCTCGACGTCCTGCAGGTCGAGCCGGCCATCCGCGACCCCGAGATGCCGGTCGCGCCCGAGAGGATACGGGGCGTGGTCGAATTCCGCGACCTGACGTTCGCCTACGACGGCCGGGCGGTCCTCTCCGGGGTGTCCGCGCGGGTGGAGCCGGGGCAGGTGCTGGCCCTGGTCGGTCCGACCGGCTCCGGGAAGTCGACGCTGGTCGACCTGCTGCCGCGCCTCTACGATCCGCCGCCGGGGACCGTGTTCGTCGACGGAATCGACGTCCGCGAGCTGGCGCTCGATACCCTGCGGGGCGCGATCGGCTACGTGCCGCAGGAACCGCTGCTGTTCTCGGAGACGGTGGCCGGCAACGTCGCCTTCGGGGTCCGCGCCGCGGACGGCGTGCGCGCCGCGGACGGCGTGCGCGCCGCAGACGGCGCTGTCGCGGACGCGGTCGGGTTGGCGCAGCTCGACGTCGACGTCGCCGGGTTTCCGCGCGGCCTCGACACCGAGGTAGGCGAACGGGGGATCACCCTGTCGGGGGGGCAGAAGCAGCGCGCGGCGCTGGCGCGCGCCATCCTCACCGATCCGCGCATTCTGATCCTCGACGACGCGCTGTCGGCGGTCGACACCCACACCGAGGAGGCGATTCTCGGGCGGCTCCGGGAGGTGATGCGGCAGCGCACCACGATCCTGGTCGCCCACCGCATCTCGACCGTGCGCGATGCGGACCTGATCCTCGTGCTCGACGAGGGCCGGGTCGTCGAGCGGGGCACGCACGCCGAGCTGGTGGCGCTGGACGGTCTCTACGCCGGGCTGCATCACAAGCAGTTGCTGGAAGAAGCGCTCGAGGATTCGTAG
- a CDS encoding ABC transporter ATP-binding protein, which yields MSVHEPEVLGRAYDARLMRRLLGYLRPHRRSVGVALATIAAGSVLQLAQPWLTKVAIDDHIAPGDLDGLDRIALAFLLVLAGSFVLEYVQTWTMQTMGQRIMFDLRMEIYRHLQRLDLRFYDRNPVGRLMTRVTSDVDTLNELFTSGVVTVFRDVFMLAGIMIVLLWMDWRLALVTFAVLPAIAWVTHWFRMNARESYRRVRLQIARINAFLQENISGMATVQLFRREARNFEQFAGINRAHRDANLESIFYYATFYPAIEVLGAVATALIVWYGGGRALQDTVELGALVAFLQYSQRFFKPISDLSEKFNILQSAMASSERIFGLLDTPVEIASPAAPAARADSSPAPGLGPRLALASSAGGVRIRFEHVWFAYRGDEYVLRDVSFEVGAGERVGVVGATGAGKTTLINLLMRFYDVDRGRITVDGVDVREMRLADLRQRFGLVLQDVYLFSGSVRENIRLGHDAIGDAAVQAAVRSVHADRFIERLPAGLDSEVGERGATLSVGQRQLLSFARALAFAPEVLLLDEATSSVDTDTERLIQDALHVLMAERTTIAIAHRLSTVQDMDQILVFHKGELREAGTHQQLLTRRGLYHTLYQLQYRDQERAAAPARAGAVWTALEPAVVDSGSGG from the coding sequence ATGTCCGTTCACGAACCGGAGGTTCTCGGCCGGGCCTACGACGCGCGGCTCATGCGGCGCCTGCTCGGCTACCTGCGCCCGCACCGGCGGTCGGTGGGCGTCGCGCTTGCGACGATCGCCGCCGGCTCCGTGCTCCAGCTCGCCCAGCCCTGGCTGACGAAGGTCGCCATCGACGACCACATCGCGCCGGGGGACCTCGACGGCCTGGACCGCATCGCCCTGGCGTTCCTGCTCGTTCTCGCCGGCTCGTTCGTGCTCGAGTACGTGCAGACCTGGACGATGCAGACGATGGGGCAGCGGATCATGTTCGATCTCCGGATGGAGATCTACCGCCACCTGCAGCGGCTCGATCTCCGCTTCTACGACCGCAACCCGGTCGGCCGGTTGATGACCCGCGTCACCTCCGACGTCGACACGCTGAACGAGCTGTTCACCTCGGGCGTCGTCACCGTGTTCCGGGACGTCTTCATGCTGGCCGGCATCATGATCGTCCTGCTGTGGATGGACTGGCGCCTGGCCCTGGTCACGTTCGCGGTGCTGCCGGCCATCGCCTGGGTCACGCACTGGTTCCGCATGAACGCGAGGGAGTCGTACCGCCGCGTGCGGCTCCAGATCGCGCGGATCAACGCCTTCCTGCAGGAGAACATCAGCGGCATGGCGACCGTGCAGCTCTTCCGGCGCGAGGCCCGCAACTTCGAGCAGTTCGCGGGCATCAACCGCGCGCACCGCGACGCCAACCTGGAGTCCATCTTCTACTACGCCACCTTCTATCCGGCCATCGAGGTGCTGGGCGCCGTCGCCACCGCTCTCATCGTCTGGTACGGCGGCGGGCGGGCGCTGCAGGATACGGTCGAGCTCGGGGCGCTGGTCGCGTTCCTGCAGTATTCGCAGCGTTTCTTCAAGCCGATCAGCGACCTGTCGGAGAAGTTCAACATTCTGCAGTCGGCGATGGCGTCGTCCGAGCGCATCTTCGGGCTGCTCGACACGCCGGTGGAGATCGCGTCGCCCGCGGCTCCGGCGGCGAGGGCCGACTCGTCTCCCGCGCCCGGACTCGGGCCGCGCCTGGCCCTCGCTTCTTCTGCCGGCGGCGTCCGGATCCGGTTCGAGCACGTCTGGTTCGCCTACCGCGGCGACGAGTACGTGCTGCGCGACGTCTCGTTCGAGGTCGGCGCGGGCGAGCGGGTCGGCGTGGTCGGCGCGACGGGAGCCGGAAAGACCACTCTCATCAACCTGCTGATGCGCTTCTACGACGTGGATCGCGGGCGGATCACCGTCGACGGTGTCGACGTGCGCGAGATGCGGCTGGCCGACCTGCGGCAGCGCTTCGGCCTCGTGCTCCAGGACGTCTATCTCTTCTCCGGCAGCGTGCGCGAGAACATCCGCCTGGGTCACGACGCGATCGGCGATGCCGCGGTGCAGGCGGCGGTGCGAAGCGTGCACGCGGATCGCTTCATCGAGCGCCTGCCCGCCGGGCTCGACAGCGAGGTGGGAGAGCGCGGGGCGACCCTCTCGGTGGGCCAGAGGCAGTTGTTGAGCTTCGCGCGGGCGCTCGCGTTCGCTCCCGAGGTGCTGCTGCTCGACGAGGCGACGTCGAGCGTCGACACCGACACCGAGCGCCTCATCCAGGACGCCCTGCACGTCCTGATGGCGGAGCGGACCACCATCGCCATCGCGCACCGGCTGTCGACGGTGCAGGACATGGACCAGATCCTGGTCTTCCACAAGGGCGAGCTGCGGGAGGCCGGCACTCATCAGCAGCTTCTCACGCGCCGCGGGCTCTACCACACGCTGTATCAGTTGCAGTACAGGGACCAGGAGCGGGCGGCGGCGCCGGCGCGGGCCGGTGCCGTGTGGACCGCGCTGGAGCCGGCAGTGGTCGATTCCGGGAGTGGAGGCTGA
- the thiL gene encoding thiamine-phosphate kinase, with protein MGPVVRSSATVADLGEHAVVQRIRERVRPRAPGVVTGIGDDAAVIEPDRGALAVVTTDTLVEGVHFDRTHSSPGDVGDKALAVNLSDLAAMGAVPRHVLLALSLPPACLVSDVDEMIDALLSLAARHRTTLVGGDVTASPGPLVLGLTAIGSAKRRRVLGRDGARPGDVVYVSGTIGAAAAGLASFRDATDAGPAPEACRRRHRRPEARVVLGVALGRNRAARACIDLSDGLGDAVHRIAAASGVGVRLDAEALPIHPEARTWFAAAGLDPLAAALAGGEDFELAFTSPSAFRGRLRHVRRQIGELPLTPIGVVTKAREVCLRRDGRDEPLPGGYEHFAGSD; from the coding sequence ATTGGCCCTGTCGTGCGCAGTTCCGCCACCGTCGCCGACCTCGGCGAGCATGCCGTCGTTCAACGCATCCGGGAACGGGTACGCCCGCGAGCCCCGGGCGTGGTGACCGGCATCGGGGACGACGCCGCCGTCATCGAGCCGGACCGCGGTGCGCTGGCCGTCGTGACCACGGACACGCTGGTGGAGGGAGTCCACTTCGACCGGACCCACAGCTCTCCCGGCGACGTGGGGGACAAGGCGCTCGCCGTCAACCTGAGCGATCTGGCGGCGATGGGCGCCGTGCCGCGCCACGTCCTGCTTGCGCTCTCGCTGCCCCCCGCCTGTCTCGTGTCGGACGTCGACGAGATGATCGACGCGCTGCTGTCGCTCGCTGCGCGCCACCGCACGACGCTGGTCGGCGGCGACGTCACCGCCTCGCCGGGACCGCTCGTCCTGGGGCTGACCGCCATCGGCAGCGCCAAGCGGCGGCGGGTGCTCGGACGCGACGGGGCCCGGCCGGGTGACGTCGTCTACGTCAGCGGCACGATCGGCGCAGCGGCGGCTGGCCTCGCCTCGTTCCGAGACGCGACGGACGCCGGCCCCGCTCCCGAGGCGTGCCGGCGGCGCCACCGCCGCCCCGAGGCCCGCGTCGTCCTCGGCGTCGCGCTCGGCCGGAACCGGGCGGCCCGCGCCTGCATCGATCTGAGCGACGGGCTCGGCGACGCCGTCCACCGGATCGCGGCCGCGAGCGGCGTCGGCGTGCGACTCGACGCCGAGGCCCTGCCGATCCACCCGGAGGCGCGCACCTGGTTCGCGGCGGCCGGGCTCGACCCCCTGGCCGCCGCGCTCGCCGGCGGCGAGGACTTCGAGCTGGCCTTCACGAGCCCGTCGGCGTTCCGCGGGCGGCTGCGGCACGTGCGGCGGCAGATCGGCGAGCTTCCGCTCACCCCGATCGGCGTCGTCACGAAGGCGCGCGAAGTGTGCCTGCGCCGCGACGGCCGGGACGAACCGCTGCCCGGGGGGTACGAGCACTTCGCGGGCTCGGATTGA
- the rny gene encoding ribonuclease Y: MQLLSPAVAAGLAAAVVGLIFFGVWIATRRRIAAETVGRAREEAGRLLESAEREVGARRKEAELTAREQAQNLRHETENHARQRREELAALERDLNERKRTLGERSAGVDRAARDLRAREDAVIAREEAAQAEEARSQEIIEQTQAELQRVSGMTADEAKELLVRQLESDARRDAANLVKRLEHEARETAADKAKHIITQAIQRSAADHAIETTVSVVDLPSDDLKGRIIGREGRNIRALETATGVELIVDDTPGAIILSSFDPYRREIAKRAIEQLVADGRIHPARIEEVVEKVRAAVDEATLKEGEAAAFELGIHDMHPEINRMMGRLKFRTSYGQNVLAHSKEVAYVAGVMARELGLDAHTTIRAAFVHDVGKAMDRELEGTHLQIGIDFLRKHGETEAVVDAMAAHHMDIDWPSLESMLVQAADAISAARPGARRDILESYVKRLENLEGIADSFKGVSKSFALQAGREIRVMVESERITDEDAVWLSKDIAKRIENELQYPGQIKVTVIRETRSVEYAR, translated from the coding sequence ATGCAGCTCCTGTCGCCCGCTGTCGCCGCCGGCCTCGCGGCCGCTGTCGTAGGTCTGATCTTCTTCGGCGTGTGGATAGCCACGCGCCGGCGGATCGCCGCCGAGACAGTGGGCCGTGCACGCGAAGAAGCCGGGCGACTGCTGGAGAGCGCCGAGCGCGAGGTCGGCGCCCGGCGCAAGGAAGCGGAGCTCACCGCCCGCGAGCAGGCCCAGAACCTGCGCCACGAGACGGAGAATCACGCCCGCCAGCGCCGCGAGGAGTTGGCCGCGCTCGAACGCGACCTGAACGAACGCAAGCGCACGCTCGGGGAGCGCAGCGCCGGAGTCGACCGGGCCGCGCGCGATCTGCGCGCCCGCGAAGACGCCGTCATCGCACGTGAAGAGGCCGCCCAGGCCGAGGAAGCTCGCTCCCAGGAGATCATCGAGCAGACCCAGGCCGAGCTGCAGCGGGTCTCGGGCATGACCGCCGACGAGGCCAAGGAGCTGCTCGTCCGCCAGCTCGAATCCGACGCGCGGCGCGACGCCGCCAATCTCGTCAAGCGGCTGGAGCACGAGGCGCGCGAAACCGCCGCCGACAAGGCGAAGCACATCATCACGCAGGCGATCCAGCGCAGCGCGGCCGACCACGCCATCGAGACCACCGTGTCGGTGGTCGATCTGCCCAGCGACGACCTGAAGGGCCGCATCATCGGCCGCGAGGGGCGCAACATTCGCGCCCTGGAAACCGCGACCGGTGTGGAGCTGATCGTCGACGACACGCCCGGCGCCATCATCCTGTCGAGCTTCGACCCGTACCGCCGCGAGATCGCCAAGCGCGCCATCGAGCAGCTCGTCGCCGACGGCCGGATCCACCCCGCCCGCATCGAGGAGGTGGTCGAGAAGGTCCGCGCCGCGGTCGACGAGGCGACGCTGAAGGAGGGTGAAGCCGCCGCGTTCGAGCTCGGGATTCACGACATGCATCCCGAGATCAACCGCATGATGGGCCGCCTGAAGTTCCGGACCAGCTACGGCCAGAACGTGCTCGCTCACTCCAAGGAGGTCGCCTACGTGGCCGGGGTGATGGCGCGCGAGCTGGGCCTAGACGCGCACACCACCATCCGCGCCGCCTTCGTGCACGACGTCGGCAAGGCGATGGATCGCGAGCTCGAGGGCACGCACCTGCAGATCGGCATCGACTTCCTGCGCAAGCACGGGGAGACCGAGGCGGTCGTGGACGCGATGGCCGCGCATCACATGGACATCGACTGGCCCTCGCTGGAGTCGATGCTCGTGCAGGCGGCCGACGCTATCTCCGCGGCCCGGCCGGGCGCCCGCCGCGACATCCTCGAGTCGTACGTCAAGCGCCTGGAGAACCTGGAAGGCATCGCGGACTCGTTCAAGGGAGTCTCGAAGTCCTTCGCGCTCCAGGCGGGACGCGAGATCCGGGTGATGGTCGAGAGCGAGCGGATCACCGACGAAGACGCGGTCTGGCTCTCGAAGGACATCGCGAAACGGATCGAGAACGAGCTCCAGTACCCCGGCCAGATCAAGGTCACGGTGATACGCGAGACCCGCTCGGTGGAGTACGCGCGTTAG
- a CDS encoding cell division protein ZapA, whose protein sequence is MKPRRSRRSARSGIRYAPAWPRCWIDSRRSTCNRAGNGPDRTRRVRDRPAVLHAMDKPTEASVTHVEILGRQYPIRSRLDSDDVARLGTYVREKMEAVANRAPRRDLVHVAVLAALNIADDYFRSLDGRANDERHVLDRMLAIEAMVDRAVSGGRAPD, encoded by the coding sequence ATGAAGCCGAGGAGGTCGAGACGCTCCGCGCGGAGCGGGATCAGGTACGCGCCCGCGTGGCCGAGATGCTGGATCGACTCGAGACGCTCGACCTGTAATCGGGCGGGGAACGGACCGGACCGCACGCGGCGCGTCCGGGACCGCCCCGCCGTGCTGCACGCGATGGACAAGCCGACCGAAGCCAGCGTCACCCACGTCGAGATCCTGGGCCGGCAGTACCCGATTCGCAGCCGGCTGGACTCGGACGATGTCGCGCGGCTGGGTACCTACGTCCGAGAGAAGATGGAAGCGGTCGCGAATCGCGCGCCGCGGCGCGACCTGGTGCACGTGGCGGTGCTTGCCGCGCTCAACATCGCCGACGACTACTTCCGCAGTCTCGACGGGCGCGCCAACGACGAGCGCCACGTCCTGGACCGCATGCTGGCCATCGAAGCCATGGTCGACCGCGCGGTCAGCGGCGGCCGTGCCCCGGACTGA
- the zapB gene encoding cell division protein ZapB: MSETAQYVDLATVDRLAQKVSGLVQVLERTRQELAEARSDNERLNEEIGALRENLTAARHEAEEVETLRAERDQVRARVAEMLDRLETLDL; the protein is encoded by the coding sequence ATGTCAGAGACGGCCCAATACGTCGACCTCGCCACCGTGGACCGCCTGGCCCAGAAGGTCAGCGGGCTGGTGCAGGTTCTGGAGCGGACCCGGCAGGAGTTGGCGGAGGCGCGGTCGGACAACGAACGCCTGAACGAGGAGATCGGCGCGCTCCGCGAAAACCTCACCGCCGCCAGGCATGAAGCCGAGGAGGTCGAGACGCTCCGCGCGGAGCGGGATCAGGTACGCGCCCGCGTGGCCGAGATGCTGGATCGACTCGAGACGCTCGACCTGTAA